Proteins encoded in a region of the Geobacillus genomosp. 3 genome:
- the lysS gene encoding lysine--tRNA ligase, which translates to MSHEELNDQLRVRREKLNKIEELGVDPFGKRFERTHKAEELFELYGDLSKEELEEQQIEVAVAGRIMTKRGKGKAGFAHIQDVTGQIQIYVRQDDVGEQQYELFKISDLGDIVGVRGTMFKTKVGELSIKVSSYEFLTKALRPLPEKYHGLKDVEQRYRQRYLDLIMNPQSKQTFITRSLIIQSMRRYLDSHGYLEVETPMMHAVAGGAAARPFITHHNALDMTLYMRIAIELHLKRLIVGGLEKVYEIGRVFRNEGISTRHNPEFTMLELYEAYADFRDIMQLTENLIAHIATEVLGTTKIQYGEHIVDLTPEWRRFHMVDAIKEYVGVDFWQQMTDEEARALAKEHGVEVAPHMTFGHIVNEFFEQKVEDKLIQPTFIYGHPVEISPLAKKNPDDPRFTDRFELFIVGREHANAFTELNDPIDQRQRFEAQLKEREQGNDEAHEMDEDFLEALEYGMPPTGGLGIGVDRLVMLLTNSPSIRDVLLFPQMRHK; encoded by the coding sequence ATGAGCCATGAAGAATTGAACGACCAACTGCGTGTCCGCAGGGAAAAATTGAACAAAATTGAAGAACTAGGCGTTGACCCGTTCGGCAAACGGTTCGAGCGCACGCATAAAGCGGAAGAACTGTTTGAACTGTACGGGGATTTGTCAAAAGAGGAACTCGAAGAGCAACAAATCGAAGTCGCCGTCGCCGGCCGCATCATGACGAAACGCGGCAAAGGAAAAGCGGGGTTTGCCCACATTCAGGACGTGACAGGGCAAATCCAAATTTACGTCCGTCAAGACGATGTCGGCGAACAGCAATACGAGCTGTTTAAAATCTCCGACCTTGGTGATATCGTCGGCGTGCGCGGCACGATGTTCAAAACAAAAGTTGGCGAGCTTTCTATCAAAGTATCGTCGTATGAATTTTTAACAAAAGCACTGCGCCCGCTGCCGGAAAAATACCACGGTTTAAAGGACGTCGAACAGCGCTACCGCCAGCGCTATCTTGACTTAATTATGAACCCGCAAAGCAAGCAGACGTTCATTACCCGCAGTCTCATTATTCAATCGATGCGCCGTTATCTTGACAGCCATGGCTACTTGGAAGTCGAAACACCGATGATGCACGCCGTAGCAGGCGGCGCGGCGGCCCGCCCGTTCATTACGCATCATAATGCACTTGATATGACGCTGTACATGCGAATCGCCATTGAGCTGCATTTGAAACGGCTCATCGTCGGCGGTTTAGAAAAAGTGTATGAAATCGGACGTGTTTTCCGGAATGAAGGCATCTCCACCCGCCATAACCCGGAGTTTACGATGCTCGAGTTGTATGAGGCGTATGCCGACTTCCGCGATATTATGCAATTAACGGAAAACTTGATCGCCCACATTGCCACAGAGGTGCTTGGCACAACGAAAATCCAATATGGTGAACATATCGTCGATTTAACGCCTGAATGGCGGCGGTTCCACATGGTGGATGCGATCAAAGAATACGTCGGCGTCGATTTTTGGCAGCAAATGACCGATGAGGAAGCGAGGGCGTTGGCCAAAGAACATGGCGTTGAAGTCGCCCCACACATGACGTTCGGCCATATCGTCAACGAGTTTTTTGAACAAAAAGTAGAGGATAAACTAATCCAGCCGACGTTCATTTACGGCCACCCGGTCGAAATCTCGCCATTAGCCAAGAAAAACCCAGACGACCCGCGCTTTACCGACCGGTTTGAGCTGTTTATCGTCGGGCGCGAACATGCGAACGCCTTTACGGAACTAAACGACCCGATCGATCAGCGTCAACGGTTTGAGGCGCAGCTGAAGGAGCGCGAACAAGGAAACGACGAAGCGCACGAAATGGACGAGGATTTCCTCGAAGCGCTTGAATACGGCATGCCGCCGACGGGCGGACTCGGGATCGGGGTCGACCGGTTAGTCATGCTTTTGACCAATTCACCGTCCATTCGCGATGTCCTTCTCTTCCCGCAAATGCGCCATAAATAA